In Pseudomonas fluorescens, the following are encoded in one genomic region:
- the gcvPB gene encoding aminomethyl-transferring glycine dehydrogenase subunit GcvPB — protein sequence MITTLKEYHAPVWSEPVILQMGYPGRRGVIFSDVEADVQAAVGSADGLIPANMRRSSKPALPEMSEPEVLYHYLRLSQQTLGMMNISLFGTCTMKYNAQINEAMAWRPEITHVHPYQDEDTLQGALQVVHGMDTILRELSGMDQFIFQAGGGADAAYTSCAVTRAYHASRGELEQRDEIITTIQTHPSSAATAAAAGFKVITLMIEENGYPSLESLKAAVSNRTAALMVNNPDDMGVYNPEIREWVRVVHEAGGLCFYDHANFNGAMTKIRARELGFDACMFMLHKTFGAPKSGVGGPAVGAYGCSAELAPFLPAPVVAFDGERYSLDYDRPQSSGKIREFWGNVPVILKAYAWSRSMGAKGMAEASDISVLANNYMEKGLLAIRGVTRSHPEATSPRMEMTRYSLEQLKEDTGVDVHDVQNRMSDFGIDPMWSSHHPWLVPEPFTPEPGEMYGKEALDTWIAVLAHISDEAYSNPEIVKTSPHNQAIHRLKSAPLEDPAHWAMTWRAHLRKTKQQTA from the coding sequence ATGATCACAACACTGAAGGAATACCATGCTCCCGTCTGGAGCGAACCCGTCATTCTGCAGATGGGCTATCCCGGCCGTCGCGGTGTGATCTTTTCCGATGTTGAGGCTGACGTGCAAGCGGCTGTCGGCAGCGCAGACGGTTTGATTCCCGCGAACATGCGGCGCTCAAGCAAACCGGCGTTGCCTGAAATGTCCGAGCCCGAGGTGTTGTATCACTACTTGCGTCTGTCGCAGCAGACCCTGGGCATGATGAACATCAGCCTGTTCGGCACGTGCACCATGAAGTACAACGCGCAGATCAACGAGGCGATGGCCTGGCGCCCGGAAATCACTCACGTTCATCCGTATCAGGACGAGGACACCTTGCAAGGCGCGCTGCAAGTGGTGCATGGCATGGACACGATCTTGCGCGAGCTGTCCGGGATGGATCAGTTCATCTTCCAGGCAGGCGGCGGTGCTGACGCTGCGTACACCAGTTGCGCCGTGACCCGTGCCTACCACGCTTCCCGTGGCGAACTGGAGCAGCGTGACGAAATCATCACCACGATCCAGACTCACCCCAGCAGTGCCGCGACTGCCGCTGCCGCCGGGTTCAAGGTCATCACCCTGATGATCGAGGAGAACGGTTACCCGTCGCTCGAATCCCTCAAGGCCGCCGTGTCCAACCGCACGGCAGCGCTGATGGTGAACAACCCCGACGACATGGGCGTGTACAACCCGGAAATTCGCGAGTGGGTGCGCGTGGTGCATGAAGCGGGCGGTCTGTGCTTCTACGACCACGCCAACTTCAACGGCGCGATGACCAAGATTCGTGCGCGAGAGCTCGGTTTCGATGCGTGCATGTTCATGCTGCACAAGACATTCGGCGCACCGAAAAGTGGAGTAGGGGGCCCGGCAGTGGGCGCCTATGGTTGTTCGGCAGAACTTGCACCGTTCCTGCCGGCGCCGGTGGTGGCCTTTGACGGTGAACGCTACAGCCTTGATTACGATCGTCCGCAGAGTTCCGGCAAGATCCGCGAGTTCTGGGGTAACGTTCCGGTCATCCTTAAGGCCTACGCCTGGTCCCGTTCCATGGGCGCAAAGGGGATGGCAGAGGCGTCAGATATTTCGGTCCTGGCCAACAACTACATGGAAAAAGGCCTGCTGGCGATCCGTGGCGTGACCCGCTCACATCCTGAGGCCACAAGCCCGCGGATGGAGATGACCCGCTACAGTCTTGAGCAGCTCAAGGAAGACACCGGGGTCGACGTCCACGACGTGCAGAATCGCATGAGCGATTTCGGTATTGACCCGATGTGGAGCAGCCATCACCCATGGCTGGTGCCAGAACCGTTTACCCCCGAGCCGGGCGAGATGTATGGCAAGGAGGCGCTGGACACCTGGATTGCGGTGCTTGCACACATATCCGACGAGGCCTACTCGAACCCGGAGATCGTCAAGACTTCGCCGCACAACCAGGCGATCCACCGGTTGAAGAGCGCACCGCTGGAAGACCCGGCACACTGGGCCATGACCTGGCGAGCGCACTTGCGCAAAACCAAGCAACAGACTGCTTAA
- a CDS encoding LLM class oxidoreductase — translation MHDFKDHRGYSAMYREGHLTLGLYFAIESYAGAIPEMDVARQISTAQLAERYGFSAVYFRDVPLNVPSFGDVGHIYDPWVFMGYVAAQTTRIALATGSIVSTLRHPLHLAKAAASVDRLSGQRLVLGLATGDRPTEFSAFNASLEKRQELFQEALAVMRRVWSEESPRISTSRVELSVADLLPKPLLGTIPVMVTGHSRQSLEWIASHADGWLYYPQDVVQQAVTIQKWRSLTQGFKPFSQSLYVDLSPDPEEARTPIHLGFRSGHRFLIHYLQTLREIGVNHVGLNLKYGRRPAHEVVQELGEYVVPHFAGNYPEA, via the coding sequence ATGCATGACTTCAAAGATCACCGCGGATACTCGGCCATGTACCGCGAGGGGCACCTGACTCTTGGGCTTTACTTCGCGATTGAGTCCTACGCAGGGGCTATCCCGGAGATGGATGTAGCGCGACAGATCAGTACCGCGCAGTTGGCGGAACGCTACGGATTTTCGGCCGTGTATTTCAGGGATGTTCCTCTGAATGTTCCTTCGTTCGGTGATGTGGGCCACATTTATGACCCATGGGTATTCATGGGGTATGTGGCGGCGCAGACTACCCGTATCGCGCTCGCGACGGGCAGCATCGTTTCAACCTTGCGTCATCCCTTGCATCTCGCCAAGGCAGCAGCTTCGGTAGACAGGCTGTCGGGGCAGCGCCTCGTGCTTGGTCTTGCGACAGGGGACCGGCCAACCGAGTTCTCGGCCTTCAACGCCTCTCTCGAAAAACGCCAGGAATTGTTTCAGGAAGCATTGGCGGTGATGCGCCGTGTATGGAGCGAAGAGTCGCCAAGGATCTCCACTTCGAGGGTAGAACTGTCCGTCGCAGACCTGCTACCCAAGCCTCTACTGGGCACCATCCCCGTTATGGTGACGGGACACTCGCGTCAATCGCTGGAGTGGATCGCCAGTCATGCTGACGGTTGGCTCTACTATCCGCAGGACGTGGTGCAACAGGCAGTGACGATTCAAAAATGGCGGTCGTTGACTCAAGGTTTCAAGCCATTCTCGCAGTCACTTTATGTTGATCTCTCGCCAGATCCGGAAGAAGCACGCACGCCTATTCATCTCGGGTTCAGGTCAGGGCATCGCTTCCTGATCCATTACCTGCAAACGTTGAGAGAGATCGGGGTCAACCATGTCGGCTTGAATCTCAAATACGGTCGCCGCCCTGCGCACGAAGTCGTTCAGGAGCTGGGTGAGTATGTGGTTCCCCATTTTGCTGGCAACTATCCAGAAGCGTGA
- a CDS encoding nuclear transport factor 2 family protein, whose product MIDSLAGYQSPSMISDTATRESLNAFITKILLGFSTPGSDVAKYFADPDVAIAGSGLDEFFMGTEAVQNGVTWVTTLNIRWEPRLVVSWMRDDIAWAQIRIDGHTIENAEPTVVQYVATGVFQRKGDGWTWLYWGGGEPQKVARL is encoded by the coding sequence ATGATCGACAGTCTCGCTGGGTACCAGTCGCCCTCCATGATTTCCGACACCGCGACCCGGGAATCCCTCAATGCCTTTATCACGAAAATCCTGCTGGGCTTTTCCACGCCTGGCTCGGACGTCGCCAAGTACTTCGCCGATCCGGACGTCGCGATCGCCGGCTCAGGCTTGGACGAGTTCTTCATGGGGACCGAAGCGGTACAAAATGGCGTGACGTGGGTGACCACCCTGAACATCCGATGGGAACCACGACTGGTGGTGTCCTGGATGCGCGATGACATTGCCTGGGCGCAGATCCGCATCGACGGCCACACGATTGAAAACGCTGAGCCAACGGTCGTCCAGTACGTTGCGACCGGGGTATTCCAGCGCAAGGGCGACGGCTGGACCTGGTTGTACTGGGGTGGCGGCGAACCGCAAAAAGTAGCTCGGCTGTAA
- a CDS encoding acyl-CoA synthetase, producing the protein MSIFETGLAPSAVNHIALSPLSFIERTASVYGEYPAVIHGAIRRNWQETYERCRRLASALSRWGIGKGDTVAVMLPNIPAMLEVHFGVPMIGAVLNTLNVRLDAQAIAFMLEHGEAKVLITDREFHAVIREALSLLSHPPLVVDVDDPEYGEGCAVSALDYEAFLAEGDPQFAWQWPEDEWQAISLNYTSGTTGNPKGVIYHHRGAYLNSLGNQMTWAMGHHPVYLWTLPMFHCNGWCYPWTVTALAGTHVFLRRVDPYKILTLIHEHRVSHLCGAPIVLNGLVNLPDSAKVTLDHPVDAMLAGAAPPAKVIGAVEEMGIKVTHVYGLTEVYGPVTVCAWHAQWDEQPLYERARIKSRQGVRYPTLEGLMVADPQTLEPVPLDGTSVGEIFMRGNTVMKGYLKNPKATSEAFEGGWFHTGDLAVRHPDGYVEIKDRLKDIIISGGENISTIEVEDVLYRHPAVLEAAVVARPDEKWGETPCAFIKLKVDYQDTREADIILFCREHLAGFKLPKTVVFSELPKTSTGKIQKYLLRDWAKAL; encoded by the coding sequence ATGTCGATTTTCGAAACGGGTCTGGCGCCCTCGGCAGTCAACCATATCGCCCTCTCTCCGCTGAGCTTTATCGAGCGCACAGCCTCTGTCTACGGTGAGTATCCCGCTGTGATCCACGGCGCCATCCGGCGCAACTGGCAAGAGACTTATGAGCGTTGCCGGCGCCTGGCCAGTGCACTGAGCCGGTGGGGTATCGGCAAGGGCGATACAGTGGCGGTGATGTTGCCCAACATTCCCGCCATGCTTGAAGTTCACTTTGGCGTGCCGATGATCGGCGCAGTGCTCAATACCCTGAACGTACGCCTGGACGCGCAAGCCATTGCCTTCATGCTTGAACACGGCGAAGCCAAGGTCTTGATCACCGATCGAGAGTTCCACGCGGTCATTCGTGAGGCCTTGAGCTTGCTCTCCCATCCGCCACTGGTGGTCGATGTGGACGACCCGGAGTACGGCGAAGGCTGCGCGGTCAGCGCGCTAGACTATGAAGCTTTCCTCGCTGAAGGCGACCCGCAGTTCGCCTGGCAATGGCCTGAGGATGAATGGCAAGCCATCTCGCTCAATTACACATCCGGCACCACGGGCAATCCAAAGGGCGTCATCTACCACCACCGCGGGGCCTATCTCAATTCACTGGGCAATCAGATGACTTGGGCCATGGGTCACCACCCGGTGTACCTGTGGACATTGCCGATGTTCCATTGCAACGGCTGGTGCTATCCGTGGACGGTGACTGCGTTGGCAGGGACTCACGTGTTCCTGCGCCGTGTCGACCCGTACAAAATTCTCACGTTGATTCACGAACATCGGGTCAGCCATCTGTGTGGTGCACCGATTGTTCTTAATGGGCTGGTCAACTTGCCCGACTCGGCCAAAGTCACCCTCGATCATCCGGTCGACGCCATGCTGGCAGGCGCGGCACCACCGGCCAAAGTCATCGGCGCGGTGGAGGAGATGGGCATCAAGGTCACTCACGTGTATGGCCTGACCGAGGTTTACGGCCCAGTGACCGTTTGCGCCTGGCATGCGCAATGGGACGAGCAACCGCTGTATGAGCGTGCAAGGATCAAGTCGCGCCAAGGCGTACGCTATCCGACCCTGGAAGGGCTGATGGTTGCCGATCCGCAAACCCTTGAACCGGTCCCCTTGGACGGCACAAGTGTCGGCGAAATCTTCATGCGCGGGAACACGGTCATGAAGGGTTATTTGAAGAACCCCAAAGCGACAAGTGAAGCGTTCGAAGGCGGCTGGTTCCATACCGGCGACCTGGCGGTCCGTCACCCTGACGGCTATGTCGAAATCAAGGATCGCCTCAAAGACATCATCATCTCGGGCGGCGAGAACATTTCCACCATCGAGGTCGAAGACGTTCTCTATCGTCACCCGGCAGTACTGGAGGCCGCAGTGGTCGCCCGCCCGGACGAAAAGTGGGGCGAAACCCCTTGCGCCTTCATCAAGCTCAAAGTCGATTATCAGGACACCCGGGAAGCCGATATCATCCTGTTCTGTCGTGAACATCTGGCGGGCTTCAAATTGCCGAAAACCGTGGTGTTCAGCGAGTTGCCGAAAACATCGACAGGCAAGATCCAGAAGTACTTGTTGCGCGATTGGGCCAAGGCACTCTGA
- the msrA gene encoding peptide-methionine (S)-S-oxide reductase MsrA: protein MTTQTETAILAGGCFWGMQDLLRRYPGVLHTRVGYTGGDVPNATYRNHGNHAEAIEIVFDPAVISYRQILEFFFQIHDPSTPNRQGNDLGPSYRSAIYYLNEQQRDIAEDTAADVDASHLWPGRVVTEIEPAGPFWEAEPEHQDYLERIPNGYTCHFIRPNWKLPKRA from the coding sequence ATGACCACACAAACCGAAACTGCCATTCTCGCCGGCGGCTGCTTCTGGGGCATGCAGGATCTGCTGCGGCGCTATCCCGGTGTGCTGCACACGCGGGTCGGTTATACCGGCGGCGACGTGCCGAATGCCACCTACCGCAACCATGGCAACCACGCCGAAGCCATCGAGATCGTCTTCGACCCTGCCGTGATCAGCTACCGGCAGATCCTTGAGTTCTTCTTCCAGATACACGACCCCAGCACGCCCAACCGTCAGGGTAATGACCTGGGCCCCAGCTATCGTTCGGCGATCTACTACCTCAACGAACAGCAACGCGACATTGCCGAGGATACCGCTGCCGATGTCGATGCTTCACACCTGTGGCCAGGCCGAGTAGTCACCGAAATCGAACCGGCGGGGCCTTTTTGGGAAGCGGAACCAGAGCACCAGGATTACCTCGAACGTATACCGAATGGCTACACATGCCACTTCATCCGCCCGAACTGGAAGCTCCCCAAGCGCGCCTGA